One window of Novipirellula aureliae genomic DNA carries:
- a CDS encoding FliI/YscN family ATPase, whose product MMPEPTAKMIRESVGFKIFGRIAAVRGEAIEIEGMTAPIGSICEINPDTADRRLAKVIGFDGNRPILAPMETMSAISAGDRVRLVSRGMSLRSGPSLCGRVIDAFGRPIDGMPLPDDLTPVDPQRAAPESLDRPPIDTPLQTGVRAIDSMLTCGNGQRLGIFAGSGVGKSTLLGMLARGSSADRIVICMVGERGREVQEFIQRSLGEAGLRRSVVVVATSDRPAAQRIAATWTATAIAESFRDEGKNVLLLVDSVTRLAMAQRELGLAAGEPPTTRGYPPSVFNLLPQVVERAGRTEKGAITAFYTVLVEGDDNNEPIADTLRGLLDGHIVLSRDLAAQAQWPPIDVLQSLSRLQPHLVSPATLKAASTARGHLSVYKKNADLISIGAYRGGSDPVVDAAIAMRDPMKLFLSQGAEEIAPMEQTLAALEGLEKVAVSLRDTNAASRRDAATTLNQ is encoded by the coding sequence ATGATGCCTGAACCGACTGCGAAGATGATTCGCGAATCGGTCGGCTTCAAGATTTTTGGTCGTATCGCTGCCGTACGTGGCGAAGCGATTGAGATTGAAGGGATGACGGCACCGATCGGGTCGATTTGCGAAATCAATCCTGACACAGCGGATCGTCGCTTGGCAAAAGTGATCGGCTTTGATGGAAACCGACCGATTTTGGCACCGATGGAAACGATGTCAGCGATCTCAGCCGGTGATCGTGTTCGATTGGTCAGCCGCGGCATGAGTCTACGTAGCGGGCCTTCTCTTTGTGGTCGAGTCATCGATGCATTTGGTCGACCGATTGATGGGATGCCATTGCCCGATGATCTGACACCCGTTGATCCACAAAGAGCAGCTCCTGAGTCACTCGACCGCCCACCGATCGATACACCGTTGCAAACGGGGGTTCGTGCCATCGACTCGATGTTGACATGCGGCAATGGCCAACGTTTGGGGATTTTTGCTGGTTCAGGCGTGGGGAAAAGCACGCTGCTGGGTATGCTGGCGCGGGGATCGAGTGCAGATCGGATCGTGATTTGCATGGTTGGCGAGCGGGGACGCGAGGTTCAAGAATTTATCCAACGTAGTTTGGGCGAAGCGGGATTGCGCCGCAGTGTGGTCGTCGTCGCGACGAGCGACCGACCGGCGGCCCAACGAATTGCCGCGACTTGGACGGCAACAGCGATTGCTGAATCGTTTCGGGATGAAGGGAAAAACGTTCTATTGCTGGTTGACTCGGTGACACGATTGGCAATGGCGCAACGGGAACTTGGCTTGGCAGCTGGCGAGCCACCGACGACGCGTGGCTATCCGCCAAGCGTGTTCAACCTGCTGCCACAGGTGGTGGAAAGAGCGGGAAGGACCGAAAAGGGGGCGATCACGGCTTTTTATACCGTGTTGGTAGAAGGTGACGATAATAACGAACCGATTGCCGATACCCTGCGTGGTCTACTCGACGGTCACATTGTCCTTAGCCGCGACTTGGCAGCCCAAGCACAATGGCCACCGATCGATGTTTTGCAGAGTCTAAGTCGGTTGCAACCGCATTTGGTAAGCCCTGCGACACTGAAAGCGGCGTCGACCGCCAGAGGTCATTTGAGTGTTTACAAGAAGAACGCCGATTTGATTTCAATCGGAGCCTACCGCGGCGGTAGCGACCCGGTTGTCGACGCAGCCATTGCGATGCGTGATCCGATGAAGTTGTTCCTCTCTCAGGGGGCTGAAGAAATCGCCCCAATGGAGCAAACCTTAGCGGCTCTGGAAGGCTTGGAAAAAGTAGCCGTGTCTCTCCGAGACACGAATGCCGCGTCACGGAGAGACGCAGCTACGACGTTGAACCAATGA
- a CDS encoding FliH/SctL family protein — protein sequence MATVLKSDRPIDPSEASRKVSGLAGFNLDDFADQGRIRIEQCKAEIQNRFDEARKEAELIRKQAHEKGYAEGLEKAARDSDQRVKQEAEMLASQSLATIHEAVKQLHETYDRWMQEYRDSLSAIAISASEKVIKGKLGKDAGILLSWADEAVRSTRSATRLTLAVHPETLANLGQAFDDLLASPDLPEQTMVEPDESVAIDSVVVRQPGGEIRAGLEDQLDQLRELLS from the coding sequence ATGGCAACCGTACTGAAGTCCGACCGACCAATCGATCCTTCCGAAGCCTCCCGAAAAGTGAGCGGTTTGGCCGGTTTTAATCTCGATGACTTTGCTGACCAAGGTCGAATCCGAATAGAGCAATGCAAAGCGGAAATCCAAAATCGGTTTGACGAAGCACGCAAGGAGGCAGAGTTGATCCGCAAGCAGGCTCACGAAAAAGGGTATGCGGAGGGACTCGAAAAAGCGGCTCGTGATTCGGACCAGCGAGTCAAGCAGGAAGCCGAAATGTTGGCCAGTCAATCCTTGGCGACGATTCACGAGGCGGTCAAGCAATTGCACGAAACCTACGATCGATGGATGCAAGAGTACCGTGACTCGCTCTCGGCGATCGCTATTAGCGCTTCGGAGAAGGTAATCAAGGGCAAGTTGGGGAAAGATGCTGGGATCCTGCTTTCTTGGGCTGATGAGGCTGTCCGTAGCACTCGCTCGGCCACTCGACTGACGTTGGCGGTCCATCCTGAGACGCTGGCCAACTTAGGCCAAGCGTTTGATGATTTACTCGCCTCGCCCGATTTACCCGAGCAAACGATGGTTGAACCCGATGAATCGGTTGCGATCGATTCGGTCGTTGTCCGCCAACCCGGAGGCGAGATTCGTGCGGGACTTGAGGATCAACTCGATCAATTGCGGGAGCTGTTGTCGTGA
- a CDS encoding FliG C-terminal domain-containing protein, producing the protein MNVAQPPTASHSATADREANLRRVAIVLSSLPPSVSANLIGSIDAETKKLLRRAMTTLSDVDPLERQRALASFKGMVEHPASSSFEANPIDEVSFSNASASAQQSHVVKRSSPSTTASSNNSDSVANSPLAFLGDAEDDLLVKLLSEEHPQAAALVLASISPAQAARIIPRLDAAIQSDALGRIGRLGEVPEEAVEELAMHLKTRVEQMMQQQKRSSGQRALNAILAAMPKEQPESQKPSQPVNRLPIIVSESVDHSDVDDSKRHTEIHSLRVAPGTSVDPKPKVHAAKTSVRTTPSVLDSTDATHQYLTKLSARELCLGLGLVDTNQALLALCGLPKSVCDAAMKFLPRNQAKQVRSQMNSLTSIQLHEIDAAKAAVVHALHKNRETTKMAA; encoded by the coding sequence ATGAATGTCGCTCAACCACCCACAGCAAGTCACAGTGCAACCGCCGACCGGGAAGCCAATCTTCGACGTGTTGCGATTGTGCTGAGCAGTTTACCGCCATCCGTCTCAGCTAACTTGATTGGCAGTATCGATGCTGAAACCAAGAAACTCCTTCGCCGTGCGATGACAACGTTGTCGGACGTCGATCCGCTTGAACGCCAGCGTGCTTTGGCCTCGTTTAAGGGTATGGTCGAACATCCTGCATCGTCCTCCTTCGAAGCGAATCCGATCGACGAGGTTTCGTTCAGCAATGCCTCGGCATCGGCACAGCAAAGTCACGTGGTCAAGCGATCCTCTCCGTCGACGACCGCAAGTTCAAACAATTCCGATTCGGTGGCCAACTCACCGCTCGCTTTCCTTGGCGACGCAGAAGATGATTTGTTAGTCAAGTTGTTGTCGGAAGAGCATCCTCAAGCCGCAGCATTGGTTCTCGCATCGATCTCACCTGCTCAAGCCGCTCGTATCATTCCGCGTCTCGACGCAGCCATCCAAAGCGATGCTCTCGGACGGATTGGTCGCTTGGGAGAGGTCCCCGAAGAGGCGGTCGAAGAGTTGGCGATGCATCTAAAGACACGAGTCGAGCAGATGATGCAGCAGCAGAAACGGTCCTCAGGGCAGCGGGCCTTAAACGCAATTTTGGCTGCAATGCCCAAAGAGCAACCCGAGTCGCAAAAACCATCGCAACCCGTCAATCGACTGCCCATAATTGTGAGCGAGTCGGTGGACCATTCTGACGTGGACGATTCCAAGAGGCACACCGAAATCCACTCGCTACGGGTTGCCCCAGGGACATCGGTTGACCCAAAACCGAAAGTCCATGCTGCGAAGACTTCGGTTCGAACAACACCGTCGGTATTGGACTCTACCGACGCGACCCATCAATACTTGACCAAGCTTTCGGCGAGAGAGCTGTGTTTGGGATTGGGGCTGGTTGATACCAATCAAGCACTACTGGCGCTCTGTGGGTTGCCGAAGTCGGTCTGTGATGCAGCGATGAAGTTTCTGCCTCGCAACCAAGCGAAACAGGTGCGTTCGCAAATGAATTCACTAACATCGATCCAACTGCACGAAATTGATGCGGCAAAAGCGGCCGTCGTCCATGCTCTGCATAAAAACCGCGAAACCACCAAGATGGCAGCGTAG
- a CDS encoding beta-cystathionase has protein sequence MNFVNQTTEQIRETLKAMPMQSRVITIMLVAAIAIGLGFLVRGNGSVSHEVLFGGRVLGENEIDAVELAFSHAGLNDWEREGRRIRIPKASRSDYLAAIEESASLPLSLRTNTQTAINSASPFESSEQRLAREMHAKEQDLGGHLSRFPDIKFASVEYDRAERFGLNRARPQSASVMVTPEGTQPLSKQRIEQIKDLIRASYAGMSNDDIAVIDTNSDGSTLFNEDADPLAAKRREEEAFYEQKIRKHLIGYGTGLSVSVYAEIDPTMDVEKTVLKYDSERTTLQDKSKKVEEQSSRPMNQGVPGASPNGVGNRSASIDDPSQTVQTSRVKEDERESVGVAGQQYENSRIASLRTERVRASIGLPESYYSDVWPQAWLRDNPDKDISDVPAMRTADLEKMRQEVKSKIERAVIPLLPEVNAGESKIELVEVWDYPALPLADVSEPETAKLALTWLAQNWQTMALIFLALIALLVARSAIKSGGDSVPSEFNEGFGLELPSPPVDRVPESEKTETMEITGGSLKDELIKIVEDNPEVAANVIRSWVADAA, from the coding sequence ATGAACTTCGTTAATCAAACAACCGAACAAATTCGCGAAACGCTTAAAGCGATGCCGATGCAATCGCGGGTCATTACGATCATGTTGGTGGCGGCGATAGCGATCGGACTTGGCTTCTTGGTTCGCGGTAACGGTTCGGTCAGTCACGAGGTTTTATTCGGTGGACGGGTGCTTGGTGAAAACGAAATCGATGCGGTCGAATTGGCCTTCAGCCATGCGGGTTTGAACGATTGGGAACGTGAAGGACGCCGTATCCGGATTCCAAAGGCATCGCGATCGGACTATTTGGCGGCGATCGAAGAATCGGCATCTTTACCGCTTTCGCTGCGCACCAACACCCAAACGGCGATCAACAGCGCCAGTCCTTTCGAATCGAGTGAACAGCGGCTTGCTCGTGAGATGCACGCCAAAGAGCAAGATCTTGGCGGCCATTTGAGTCGCTTCCCCGACATTAAATTCGCTAGTGTCGAGTATGATCGTGCGGAACGGTTTGGTCTCAACCGAGCACGCCCACAATCCGCTAGTGTGATGGTCACCCCCGAAGGAACCCAGCCACTATCGAAGCAACGGATCGAGCAGATCAAGGATCTCATTCGAGCTTCTTATGCGGGGATGAGTAATGATGATATCGCCGTGATTGACACCAATTCCGACGGTTCGACGTTGTTTAACGAGGACGCGGACCCATTGGCGGCCAAGCGGCGGGAAGAGGAAGCGTTTTACGAACAGAAAATCCGTAAGCACTTGATCGGTTATGGAACCGGCCTCAGCGTATCGGTTTATGCCGAGATCGATCCGACGATGGATGTAGAAAAGACGGTGTTGAAGTATGACAGTGAGCGAACGACTCTGCAGGATAAATCGAAAAAGGTTGAAGAGCAGAGCTCACGCCCCATGAACCAAGGCGTCCCCGGTGCGTCCCCGAACGGAGTAGGGAACCGATCCGCTAGTATCGATGATCCATCGCAAACCGTTCAAACATCGCGAGTGAAAGAGGATGAGCGAGAAAGTGTTGGGGTGGCGGGCCAACAATACGAAAATTCTCGTATCGCGTCGCTGCGAACCGAGCGAGTGCGTGCCTCGATTGGGTTACCAGAGAGCTATTACAGCGATGTCTGGCCCCAGGCCTGGCTCCGCGACAATCCTGATAAGGATATTTCAGATGTGCCTGCGATGCGAACGGCGGATCTAGAAAAGATGCGACAGGAAGTGAAATCGAAAATCGAACGGGCCGTCATCCCTCTATTGCCGGAAGTCAATGCGGGGGAGAGCAAGATTGAGCTTGTGGAGGTTTGGGATTACCCCGCACTACCGTTGGCCGACGTGTCTGAACCCGAGACCGCCAAGTTGGCGCTAACGTGGTTGGCCCAAAATTGGCAAACGATGGCGTTGATCTTTTTGGCTCTGATTGCTCTTCTCGTTGCTCGATCCGCGATCAAGAGTGGTGGAGACAGTGTTCCGAGCGAATTCAACGAAGGCTTTGGTTTGGAACTTCCGTCACCTCCTGTGGATAGGGTTCCGGAATCGGAGAAGACGGAAACGATGGAGATAACAGGGGGCAGTTTGAAAGACGAATTGATCAAGATTGTAGAAGACAATCCCGAGGTCGCTGCCAACGTTATTCGCAGCTGGGTCGCTGATGCGGCCTAG
- the fliE gene encoding flagellar hook-basal body complex protein FliE yields MKPIPSFQPPQRPVNPFLHGQPIKPGGASALSSDAGSFAKLMGDQVKNVNTMQTNADSMVHSLLTGGDVNEAEVLTSVQKADLAFRMLLQVRNKLLEAYREVQQIQI; encoded by the coding sequence ATGAAACCGATTCCTTCCTTCCAACCGCCGCAGCGCCCCGTCAATCCGTTTCTTCACGGTCAGCCAATCAAACCTGGCGGAGCTTCGGCTCTCAGTTCCGACGCGGGGTCGTTCGCCAAGTTGATGGGGGATCAGGTCAAGAACGTGAACACGATGCAAACCAATGCCGACTCGATGGTTCATTCGTTGTTAACGGGCGGCGATGTGAATGAAGCCGAAGTGCTGACATCGGTCCAGAAAGCCGATTTGGCGTTTCGTATGTTGTTGCAGGTCCGCAACAAGCTACTTGAAGCCTACCGAGAAGTACAACAAATACAAATCTAA
- the flgC gene encoding flagellar basal body rod protein FlgC codes for MLSSLDISTSALVAQRTRLNAISGNIANISSLTDEDGNPSAYRARQVVFQTDDSLSTTGASGVKVSEIKVDDSEPLYRYQPNHPLAIEEGKWKGYVAYPNIDLTTEMVDALETTRAYEANVGVMEISKNLGRETLSILA; via the coding sequence ATGTTAAGTTCTCTCGACATCAGCACCTCCGCTCTCGTGGCACAGCGAACCCGCCTCAACGCAATCAGTGGCAATATCGCGAACATCTCATCACTGACCGACGAGGATGGAAACCCTAGTGCCTATCGAGCTCGGCAAGTGGTTTTTCAGACCGATGATTCGTTGTCGACAACAGGAGCCTCGGGGGTGAAGGTGTCCGAGATAAAGGTCGATGACTCGGAACCACTCTACCGCTATCAACCCAACCATCCGCTGGCGATCGAAGAAGGGAAATGGAAAGGCTATGTGGCATACCCCAATATCGATTTGACAACGGAGATGGTGGATGCACTCGAAACGACTCGCGCGTACGAGGCGAACGTCGGAGTGATGGAGATCAGCAAGAATTTAGGGAGAGAAACCCTGTCCATTTTGGCATAA
- a CDS encoding flagellar basal body rod protein FlgB translates to MLGIFQSSTIPALEQSLSFAQKRHELLAGNLANMDTPGYRSRDLDVDEFQNALAESVHNSKVANAAGRVGPVTRDDLFAGPRAATEQVVFHDGNDVSMENQIMNISKNQHLHSLAITTMRSQFALLRAAITERA, encoded by the coding sequence ATGTTAGGCATCTTTCAATCGAGCACGATTCCGGCTCTCGAACAATCGCTCTCGTTTGCACAAAAAAGACACGAATTGCTCGCTGGCAATTTGGCGAATATGGATACGCCTGGTTATCGGTCGCGAGACTTGGATGTTGATGAGTTCCAAAACGCGCTCGCCGAATCGGTACACAATTCGAAAGTCGCGAATGCAGCTGGCCGAGTGGGGCCAGTCACTCGAGACGATTTGTTTGCGGGACCACGAGCGGCGACCGAGCAGGTGGTGTTCCATGACGGGAACGATGTTTCGATGGAAAACCAAATTATGAATATCTCAAAGAACCAACATCTGCACAGTTTAGCGATAACGACGATGCGAAGCCAATTTGCTTTGCTTCGCGCAGCAATCACCGAAAGGGCATAA
- a CDS encoding ATPase — MSHHWIDPKACQSLAILVETVSCALLTQHSSPICVEVDVEPELPVPGDGEKIADLVRNMVGQAIEHMGSKGGELMITAVDSATGVELEIADSGPALEERHTTIPFAAAALGAKVRWQNCPQGGVAATVAFRPQAGASRMAA, encoded by the coding sequence GTGTCACATCATTGGATCGACCCAAAAGCATGTCAATCTTTAGCCATTCTTGTAGAAACGGTGTCGTGTGCCTTGTTAACCCAACATTCGTCACCGATTTGCGTTGAGGTGGACGTTGAACCCGAACTGCCGGTTCCCGGCGATGGCGAGAAAATCGCGGATCTGGTTCGCAACATGGTTGGCCAAGCGATTGAGCACATGGGGAGCAAGGGGGGAGAGTTGATGATAACGGCGGTCGATTCGGCAACCGGCGTCGAATTGGAGATTGCTGATTCAGGCCCTGCGCTCGAGGAACGTCATACAACGATTCCGTTCGCGGCGGCGGCCCTTGGTGCGAAAGTGCGTTGGCAGAATTGTCCTCAAGGAGGCGTTGCCGCAACGGTCGCGTTTCGTCCTCAAGCAGGCGCATCACGAATGGCGGCATAA
- a CDS encoding peptidylprolyl isomerase: MNRRLFIWSTVFPLLCSGALGLFDSHSAVAMPQVTEQPLKIVSPAENEQPLKIVSPAENDPSDNAEQDDDLQGGDLEQPIEIESPAIEESGQPAAPAISSVPTTEEGKAAKAAFENAEVRLRSSVLKMREIHIRYMNGEDRTPQALEQYRQERINARQLMEEVFEAAYNLLFYVPDSDAAQFVLTMVQHEYDKTNYSERTMRAGSLLLDLNFNQAFLFQAVARSSVCCGDFEIARKIYEYMNPEALEDLDKRFLYQMDILESQWKEELEQRKIDEQSELPRVHIKTTKGDIVVELFLNEAPSAVANFIKLVEEGYYDGLDFHQVLDDLLALTGDETGQGSGNTGQFLVDEHTRENARNAFRGSLAMAKMPMGDGEFVENSASSQFAIFFTPLPFVSENQTVFGRVIEGMDLLTEIRRVDPSKEKKKGEIIMPPDRIIETEVIRKPDSMPEPVYVETDNGKY, translated from the coding sequence ATGAATCGTCGGCTCTTTATTTGGTCCACCGTTTTTCCCCTGTTGTGTTCGGGGGCCCTCGGACTCTTTGACTCCCATTCGGCGGTTGCGATGCCGCAAGTGACCGAACAGCCACTAAAGATCGTCTCGCCAGCTGAGAACGAACAGCCACTAAAGATCGTTTCGCCAGCTGAGAACGATCCGAGTGATAACGCTGAACAGGACGATGATTTGCAAGGCGGGGATCTGGAGCAACCGATTGAGATCGAATCGCCGGCGATAGAGGAATCCGGGCAACCCGCTGCCCCCGCCATTTCTTCCGTTCCCACGACCGAAGAAGGCAAGGCGGCGAAGGCCGCTTTTGAAAATGCCGAAGTTCGACTTCGCAGTTCCGTGCTGAAGATGCGTGAAATTCATATTCGCTATATGAATGGAGAAGATCGAACACCGCAAGCTCTCGAGCAGTATCGGCAGGAAAGAATCAATGCTCGCCAATTGATGGAAGAGGTTTTTGAAGCGGCCTACAACCTGCTATTTTATGTCCCCGATTCAGATGCCGCCCAGTTCGTTTTGACAATGGTTCAACATGAGTACGATAAAACAAATTACTCCGAACGGACCATGCGTGCCGGTTCCTTGCTTCTTGACCTGAACTTCAATCAGGCGTTCTTGTTCCAAGCCGTTGCACGGTCATCGGTTTGTTGTGGCGACTTTGAGATAGCCAGAAAAATCTATGAGTACATGAACCCTGAAGCATTGGAGGATCTAGACAAACGCTTTCTCTATCAAATGGACATTCTTGAGAGTCAATGGAAAGAGGAACTCGAGCAACGCAAAATCGATGAACAAAGCGAACTGCCCCGCGTGCATATCAAAACAACCAAGGGTGACATCGTTGTCGAGTTGTTCCTGAATGAAGCGCCCTCGGCGGTCGCCAACTTCATCAAGTTGGTTGAAGAAGGCTATTACGACGGATTGGATTTCCATCAGGTACTGGACGATTTATTGGCGCTAACGGGTGACGAAACCGGTCAAGGTTCGGGCAACACGGGGCAATTCTTGGTCGACGAACACACTCGTGAAAACGCTCGCAATGCGTTCCGTGGATCGTTAGCGATGGCAAAAATGCCTATGGGGGATGGTGAGTTTGTTGAAAACAGTGCAAGTAGTCAATTTGCGATCTTCTTTACTCCCTTGCCTTTCGTGAGCGAAAATCAAACGGTCTTCGGCCGAGTGATTGAGGGAATGGATTTGCTTACAGAAATTCGCCGGGTCGATCCTTCGAAGGAGAAAAAGAAAGGCGAAATCATTATGCCACCCGACCGAATCATTGAAACAGAAGTCATCCGCAAACCTGATTCGATGCCTGAGCCCGTTTATGTTGAGACGGATAACGGAAAGTACTAA